One segment of Bradyrhizobium sp. CB2312 DNA contains the following:
- a CDS encoding LLM class flavin-dependent oxidoreductase produces the protein MAKEIRLNAFAMNCVAHQSPGLWTHPRDRTAEYNRLPYWIDLAKTLERGRFDGLFLADVLGVYDVYGNSPDAALRNAAQTPSNEPLLLLSAMAAVTKNLGFGVTSNLSFEPPYPFARRMSTLDHLTEGRIGWNVVTGYLDSAARGAGKDKQAGHDDRYDIADEYMEVVYKLWEGSWEDDAVLRDRARGIFTDPSKVHRINHESANYRINNTIHLSEPSPQRTPVLYQAGTSPRGRQFAAKHAECVFMSGPSAKIIAPRVSAIRQEAAALGRNPAEILMFNMMTIILGNTEAEAAAKYADYRSHINPEGALALMSGWTGIDFSGYELDQQVRHVQNDAGRSALDNVTRGDPDRVWTVRDVIEHVGIGGAGPVVVGTPESVADKIEDWFEKTDVDGLNVAFAISPGDFEDIADMLVPELTKRGRYKSEYAKGTLREKLFGGGRARLDAPHPAAGYRVGRKG, from the coding sequence ATGGCCAAAGAGATCAGGCTCAATGCCTTTGCGATGAATTGCGTCGCACACCAGTCACCGGGCCTGTGGACCCATCCGCGCGACCGCACCGCCGAGTATAACCGCCTGCCCTACTGGATCGACCTTGCCAAAACGCTGGAACGCGGCCGTTTCGATGGGCTGTTCCTGGCCGACGTGCTCGGCGTCTATGACGTCTATGGCAACAGCCCTGACGCGGCCTTGCGCAATGCAGCACAGACGCCGTCGAACGAGCCGCTGCTGCTGCTGTCGGCGATGGCGGCGGTGACCAAGAATCTCGGCTTCGGCGTCACAAGCAATCTCTCGTTCGAGCCGCCCTACCCGTTCGCGCGGCGGATGTCGACGCTCGATCATCTCACCGAAGGACGGATCGGCTGGAACGTCGTCACCGGCTATCTCGACAGCGCCGCGCGCGGCGCCGGCAAGGACAAGCAGGCCGGACACGACGACCGCTACGACATCGCCGACGAATACATGGAGGTCGTCTACAAGCTCTGGGAAGGCAGCTGGGAGGACGACGCGGTGCTGCGCGACCGGGCGCGCGGCATCTTCACGGACCCCAGCAAGGTCCATCGCATCAACCACGAGAGCGCGAACTACCGCATCAACAACACCATCCACCTCAGCGAGCCATCGCCGCAGCGCACGCCCGTGCTGTACCAGGCCGGCACCTCGCCGCGCGGGCGGCAATTCGCGGCGAAGCACGCCGAATGCGTGTTCATGTCGGGACCGTCGGCCAAGATCATCGCGCCGCGCGTCTCCGCGATCCGCCAGGAGGCCGCCGCGCTCGGCCGCAATCCGGCGGAGATCCTGATGTTCAACATGATGACGATCATCCTCGGCAACACCGAAGCCGAAGCCGCAGCGAAATATGCCGACTACCGCTCGCACATCAATCCGGAAGGCGCGCTGGCCCTGATGTCGGGATGGACCGGCATCGACTTCTCCGGCTACGAGCTCGATCAGCAGGTGCGTCACGTGCAGAACGACGCCGGCCGTAGCGCGCTCGACAACGTCACCCGCGGCGATCCGGACCGCGTCTGGACCGTGCGCGACGTCATCGAGCATGTCGGCATCGGCGGCGCCGGCCCGGTTGTGGTCGGCACGCCCGAAAGCGTCGCCGACAAGATCGAGGATTGGTTCGAGAAGACCGATGTCGACGGCCTCAACGTTGCGTTCGCGATCTCGCCCGGTGATTTCGAGGACATCGCCGACATGCTGGTGCCGGAGCTGACCAAGCGCGGGCGGTACAAAAGCGAATATGCGAAAGGCACGCTGCGGGAGAAGCTGTTCGGCGGCGGTCGCGCGCGGCTCGACGCACCGCATCCGGCGGCGGGGTATCGGGTGGGGAGGAAGGGGTAG
- a CDS encoding IS481 family transposase — MPWSEVSAMDQRHEFVRLALQEGVNRRELCRRFNISPDVGYKWLRRWQAGDRELADRSRCPHAMPKRSKAAVEAQVLAVRDKHPAWGARKIAHCLKRDGQTVPVPSTVHRILCRNGRVTPSETAPPNPGHRFEKEAPNLLWQMDFKGHLPLANGTRCHPLTVVDDHSRYVLCLKACADEQRLTVQDHLTATFRCYGLPEAFYTDNGSPWGDTSGVRWTGLKVWLLKLGVRVVHARPCHPQARGKNERFHRTLKAEVFAMRRFRTLAEVQRAFDAWRPVYNLERPHQGIDMHVPADRFRPSARAMPARIPKVEYDSTEIVRRVSSTRPYISFKGRFWKVPQAFAREHLAIRPLDRDGHYGIFFASWQVASIDLTNDQPVSDVSEQVSAMSPD, encoded by the coding sequence ATGCCTTGGAGTGAGGTGTCAGCAATGGATCAGCGCCACGAGTTCGTGCGGCTGGCTTTGCAGGAAGGCGTCAACCGGCGCGAGCTCTGCCGTCGGTTCAACATCAGTCCTGATGTCGGTTACAAGTGGTTGCGGCGCTGGCAGGCTGGCGATCGGGAGCTGGCCGACCGTTCCCGGTGCCCGCATGCGATGCCCAAGCGCAGCAAGGCTGCGGTCGAGGCACAGGTTCTGGCTGTGCGGGACAAGCATCCCGCCTGGGGCGCACGCAAGATCGCCCATTGCCTGAAGCGGGATGGCCAGACGGTGCCGGTGCCGTCAACGGTGCACCGGATCCTGTGCCGGAACGGCCGGGTCACACCGAGTGAGACTGCGCCACCCAATCCGGGGCACCGCTTCGAGAAGGAAGCTCCCAATCTGCTGTGGCAGATGGACTTCAAGGGCCACCTGCCGCTCGCCAACGGGACACGGTGCCATCCGCTGACCGTCGTCGACGATCACTCGCGCTATGTCTTGTGCCTGAAGGCCTGCGCCGACGAGCAGCGTCTCACCGTGCAGGATCACCTGACGGCGACGTTCCGCTGCTATGGCCTGCCGGAGGCCTTCTACACCGATAACGGCTCACCTTGGGGCGATACGTCCGGCGTTCGTTGGACCGGACTGAAGGTGTGGCTGCTCAAGCTCGGCGTCAGGGTGGTGCACGCCAGGCCATGTCACCCGCAGGCCCGCGGCAAGAACGAACGCTTCCATCGCACCCTGAAGGCCGAGGTTTTTGCCATGCGTCGCTTCCGTACCCTCGCGGAAGTCCAGCGCGCCTTCGACGCCTGGCGACCGGTCTACAATCTGGAGCGCCCCCACCAAGGCATCGATATGCACGTCCCCGCCGATCGCTTCCGGCCGAGCGCCCGTGCCATGCCGGCGCGCATTCCGAAGGTCGAATACGACAGCACAGAGATCGTGCGCAGGGTCTCATCGACCAGACCCTATATCTCTTTCAAGGGACGATTTTGGAAGGTTCCCCAGGCCTTCGCACGCGAACATCTCGCGATCCGCCCGCTGGACCGCGACGGCCATTACGGAATCTTCTTCGCCAGCTGGCAGGTCGCATCGATCGACTTGACCAACGACCAACCTGTCAGTGATGTGTCCGAACAGGTGTCAGCCATGTCTCCGGACTAA
- a CDS encoding TfoX/Sxy family protein, whose amino-acid sequence MAYDEGTAARVRKLLARQRHVAEKMMGGLCFMVDNVMCCTISGRGGMLFRVGPEAHARMLKEPHTSPMEMRGRIMTGFVRVSDEGTRTDAGLKIWVKRALDFVATMPAKPPAKRAAPRSATSASAKAKSPPRGQARTGSRR is encoded by the coding sequence ATGGCCTACGACGAAGGCACCGCCGCGCGGGTTCGCAAGTTGCTGGCGCGCCAACGCCACGTCGCGGAAAAGATGATGGGCGGGCTTTGTTTCATGGTGGACAACGTGATGTGCTGCACCATCAGCGGCCGCGGCGGCATGCTGTTTCGCGTCGGCCCAGAGGCGCATGCGCGGATGCTGAAGGAGCCGCACACGAGCCCAATGGAAATGCGCGGGCGCATCATGACGGGGTTCGTGAGGGTCTCTGATGAGGGCACGCGCACCGATGCCGGGCTCAAAATCTGGGTGAAGCGCGCGCTCGATTTCGTGGCGACGATGCCGGCCAAGCCGCCAGCGAAGAGGGCCGCGCCGCGCTCGGCGACGTCGGCCAGCGCGAAGGCTAAATCGCCTCCTCGCGGCCAAGCTCGAACGGGTTCTCGCCGCTAG
- a CDS encoding amino acid ABC transporter ATP-binding protein, which yields MIEISHVNKWYSPTFQVLTDCTTNVTKGEVVVVCGPSGSGKSTLIKCVNALEPFQSGDILVDGTKVNDPKTNLPKLRSRVGMVFQHFELFPHLKIIDNLCLSQEKVLGRSHDKAVTKGMQLLERVGLKEQAQKFPAQLSGGQQQRVAIARALAMDPIVMLFDEPTSALDPEMVSEVLDVMVDLAREGMTMMVVTHEMGFARKVANRVIFMDRGEIVEDAPKDDFFGKPRSDRAQKFLSKILSH from the coding sequence ATGATCGAAATCAGCCACGTCAACAAATGGTACAGCCCGACCTTCCAGGTGCTGACCGACTGCACCACCAATGTCACCAAGGGCGAGGTCGTCGTGGTCTGCGGCCCCTCGGGCTCGGGCAAGTCGACCCTGATCAAATGCGTCAACGCGCTGGAGCCGTTCCAGAGCGGCGACATTTTGGTCGACGGCACCAAGGTGAACGATCCCAAGACCAATTTGCCGAAGCTGCGCTCGCGCGTCGGCATGGTGTTCCAGCACTTCGAATTGTTCCCGCACCTGAAGATCATCGACAATCTCTGCCTCTCGCAGGAGAAGGTGCTCGGCCGCTCGCACGACAAGGCGGTGACGAAGGGCATGCAGCTCTTGGAGCGCGTCGGATTGAAGGAGCAGGCGCAGAAATTTCCGGCCCAGCTCTCCGGCGGCCAGCAGCAGCGCGTCGCCATCGCGCGTGCGCTTGCCATGGACCCGATCGTGATGCTGTTCGACGAGCCGACCTCGGCGCTCGACCCTGAAATGGTCAGCGAGGTGCTCGACGTCATGGTCGACCTCGCCCGCGAAGGCATGACCATGATGGTCGTGACCCACGAAATGGGCTTTGCCCGCAAGGTCGCCAACCGCGTCATCTTCATGGACCGCGGCGAGATCGTCGAGGACGCTCCGAAGGACGACTTCTTCGGCAAGCCCCGCAGCGACCGCGCGCAGAAGTTCTTGTCGAAGATTCTGTCGCACTAG
- a CDS encoding thiamine pyrophosphate-binding protein produces MKNKIAGRSAFLALLKDEGITHLFGNPGTTELPIMHALKDHPDLTYVMAMQESLVVAIADGYSRASGKLVACNVHVAPGLGNAMGSLYNAQFTGTPMILTAGQQEQGHGLMEPVLYGPLVRMAEPLVKWAVEVTRLEDLPRIVRRAAKVAMTPPTGPVFISLPGDILNSEAGIDLGRSTRIDARTKPSDEVLKAFAARLLKAERPAIVTMDEVVKSDALKEAAELAELLGAAAYQSSTPYGAHFLSESPSFVGTLARVQKVARDTLAPHDLLVALGGDPLRMSVYSEVDALPDGLGIVQIGLVDWEIAKNYGAEIALKADVKETLRALIPVLKEMGGAALARRAREHLAELAPKNWTARRAALVEQIGKSASRNPIDPDYLVLQMVEAMPDHAILVDEGLTSSRQITNLRPHRDRYGYHGLASGGIGWGLPASVGASIANPDRPVVCFSGDGSAMYSIQSLWTAAHHKLPLNVVIANNGGYRIIKQRLLAFHGDDNFVGMDFVDPPVDFAGVAKALGCEAIKVSDVSELKATLASAFNRPGTKLIEVMVDGKV; encoded by the coding sequence ATGAAGAACAAGATCGCCGGCCGCTCCGCCTTTCTCGCGCTGCTCAAGGACGAGGGCATCACGCATCTGTTCGGCAATCCCGGGACCACCGAGCTGCCGATCATGCATGCGCTGAAGGACCATCCTGACCTGACCTATGTGATGGCGATGCAGGAGAGCCTAGTGGTGGCGATCGCCGACGGTTACAGCCGCGCCTCGGGAAAACTCGTCGCCTGCAACGTTCATGTCGCGCCGGGCCTCGGCAATGCGATGGGCTCGCTCTACAACGCCCAGTTCACGGGCACGCCGATGATCTTGACCGCGGGTCAGCAGGAGCAGGGCCACGGCCTGATGGAGCCGGTGCTGTACGGTCCCTTGGTGCGCATGGCCGAGCCGCTGGTGAAATGGGCGGTCGAGGTGACGCGGCTGGAGGATTTGCCGCGCATCGTGCGCCGCGCCGCCAAGGTCGCGATGACGCCGCCGACCGGGCCGGTGTTCATCTCGCTGCCCGGCGACATTCTCAACAGCGAGGCGGGCATCGATCTCGGCCGCTCGACCCGTATCGACGCGCGCACAAAGCCTTCGGACGAGGTGTTGAAGGCGTTCGCTGCGCGGCTGCTAAAGGCCGAGCGGCCCGCGATCGTCACGATGGACGAGGTGGTCAAGAGCGACGCGCTGAAGGAGGCAGCCGAACTCGCCGAGTTGCTCGGCGCCGCTGCCTACCAGTCCTCGACGCCCTATGGCGCGCACTTCCTGTCGGAGAGCCCGAGCTTCGTCGGCACGCTCGCGCGCGTGCAGAAAGTCGCACGCGATACGCTGGCGCCGCACGATCTGCTGGTCGCGCTCGGCGGCGATCCCCTGCGGATGTCGGTCTATAGCGAGGTCGATGCGCTGCCTGATGGGCTTGGCATCGTGCAGATCGGGCTCGTCGATTGGGAGATCGCCAAGAACTACGGCGCCGAGATCGCGCTGAAGGCGGACGTCAAGGAAACGCTGCGCGCACTGATCCCGGTGCTGAAGGAGATGGGCGGCGCGGCGCTCGCGAGGCGCGCCAGGGAGCATCTCGCTGAGCTCGCGCCGAAGAATTGGACCGCGCGCCGCGCCGCTTTGGTCGAGCAGATCGGCAAGAGCGCGAGCCGCAACCCCATCGATCCCGATTATCTCGTGCTGCAAATGGTCGAGGCCATGCCCGACCATGCTATCCTGGTCGACGAAGGCCTCACCTCCAGCCGTCAGATCACCAATCTGCGTCCGCATCGCGACCGCTATGGCTATCACGGCCTTGCCTCGGGCGGCATCGGCTGGGGCCTGCCGGCCTCGGTCGGCGCCAGCATCGCCAATCCGGATCGTCCCGTGGTGTGCTTCTCCGGCGACGGCAGCGCGATGTATTCGATCCAGTCGCTGTGGACGGCGGCGCATCACAAGCTGCCGCTCAACGTCGTCATCGCCAACAATGGCGGCTACCGCATCATCAAGCAGCGCCTGCTCGCCTTCCACGGCGATGACAATTTCGTCGGCATGGACTTTGTCGATCCGCCCGTTGATTTCGCCGGAGTGGCGAAGGCGCTCGGATGCGAGGCGATCAAGGTCAGCGATGTCAGCGAGCTGAAGGCGACGCTGGCGTCGGCGTTCAATCGGCCAGGGACGAAGCTGATCGAGGTGATGGTGGATGGGAAGGTGTAG
- a CDS encoding amino acid ABC transporter substrate-binding protein produces MKHFRSIGLALAATFAVSQAGAQELTGTLKNIKDTGAITLGFRDSSIPFSYLDDNQKPVGFAMDICYKIVDAVKKELNLDKLEVKLNPVTSATRIPLMANGTIDLECGSTTNNAERQKQVAFTNTHFLTASRYVFKKSSGLKSIDDLKGKTVVSTAGTTNIKQLTEANVEKKLGANIIPAKDHAEAFLMVETDRAVAFVMDDILLASLVAGSKAPDDYAVSKDAFSKPEPYGIMLRKDDAPFKKVVDAATAALYTSGEAQKIYDKWFTAKIPPKGLNLNTPISSELKNEFAKPSDSPNPDDYK; encoded by the coding sequence GTGAAACATTTCCGTAGCATTGGGCTCGCGCTCGCCGCGACCTTCGCCGTCAGCCAGGCCGGGGCCCAGGAGCTGACCGGCACGCTGAAGAACATTAAGGACACCGGTGCCATCACGCTCGGCTTCCGTGACTCCTCGATCCCGTTCTCCTATCTCGACGACAACCAGAAGCCCGTCGGGTTCGCGATGGACATCTGCTACAAGATCGTCGATGCCGTGAAGAAGGAGCTCAATCTCGACAAGCTCGAGGTCAAGCTCAACCCCGTGACCTCGGCGACGCGTATCCCGCTGATGGCCAACGGCACCATCGACCTCGAATGCGGCTCGACCACCAACAACGCCGAGCGCCAGAAGCAGGTCGCCTTCACCAACACCCACTTCCTGACCGCCAGCCGCTACGTCTTCAAGAAGTCGAGCGGCCTGAAGTCGATCGACGACCTCAAGGGCAAGACGGTGGTCTCGACCGCCGGCACCACCAACATCAAGCAGCTGACCGAGGCCAACGTCGAGAAGAAGCTCGGCGCCAACATCATCCCGGCCAAGGACCACGCCGAAGCCTTCCTGATGGTCGAGACCGACCGCGCCGTCGCCTTCGTCATGGACGATATCCTGCTCGCCAGCCTCGTCGCCGGCTCGAAGGCGCCGGACGACTACGCCGTCTCCAAGGACGCGTTCTCCAAGCCCGAGCCCTACGGCATCATGCTGCGCAAGGATGACGCGCCGTTCAAGAAGGTGGTCGATGCGGCGACCGCTGCGCTCTACACCTCCGGCGAGGCCCAGAAGATCTACGACAAGTGGTTCACGGCCAAGATCCCGCCGAAGGGCCTGAACCTCAACACCCCGATCTCCTCCGAGCTGAAGAACGAGTTCGCCAAGCCTTCGGACTCGCCGAACCCGGACGATTACAAGTAA
- a CDS encoding ABC transporter permease subunit (The N-terminal region of this protein, as described by TIGR01726, is a three transmembrane segment that identifies a subfamily of ABC transporter permease subunits, which specificities that include histidine, arginine, glutamine, glutamate, L-cystine (sic), the opines (in Agrobacterium) octopine and nopaline, etc.): MLGNFDFDVIRRALPYLFYEGMTFTLTLTALAAFGGLVFGTALALMRLSGLKLLGRIAGIYVDFMRSLPLVLVIFWFYFLVPYIGQWLTGASRPISVGAFASSLITFIMFEAAYFSEIMRAGIQSISRGQPAAASALGLTYAQTMRYVVLPQAFRNMLPVLITQTIVLFQDTSLVYVLSITDFLGAASKVAQRDGRLVEMYLFAAVVYFTISCIASFGVRRLQARIAIIR, encoded by the coding sequence ATGCTCGGCAATTTCGATTTCGACGTCATTCGCCGCGCGCTGCCCTATCTGTTCTACGAGGGCATGACCTTCACGCTGACGCTGACCGCGCTCGCCGCGTTCGGCGGCCTGGTGTTCGGCACGGCGCTCGCCCTGATGCGCCTGTCCGGCCTCAAGCTGCTCGGCCGCATCGCCGGCATCTATGTCGACTTCATGCGCTCGCTGCCGCTGGTGCTGGTGATCTTCTGGTTCTACTTCCTGGTGCCCTATATCGGGCAGTGGCTGACCGGCGCCTCGCGCCCGATCAGCGTCGGCGCGTTCGCGTCCTCGCTGATCACCTTCATCATGTTCGAGGCCGCATACTTCTCCGAGATCATGCGCGCCGGCATCCAGTCGATCTCGCGCGGCCAGCCGGCCGCAGCCAGCGCGCTCGGGCTGACCTACGCCCAGACCATGCGCTACGTCGTGCTGCCGCAGGCCTTCCGCAACATGCTGCCGGTCCTGATCACGCAGACCATCGTGCTGTTCCAGGACACCTCGCTGGTCTACGTCCTGTCGATCACGGACTTCCTGGGCGCGGCGAGCAAGGTCGCGCAGCGCGACGGCCGTCTGGTCGAAATGTATCTGTTCGCAGCCGTCGTCTACTTCACCATCTCCTGTATCGCGTCCTTCGGCGTCCGCCGCCTCCAGGCGCGTATCGCCATCATCCGCTAG
- a CDS encoding M20 family metallopeptidase, which produces MTRADAIARAREDFQSGAFLAELDRRVAYRTESQNPSRGVELRAYLEQEMMPSFAALDFTSRIVESPSGKAPFLFAEHQESASAPTVLVYGHGDVVDGMEGEWRDGRDPWRTTVAGTRLYGRGTADNKGQHSINMAALRAVREARGGKLGFNAKFIVEMGEEIGSPDLGKVCDLNRDALKADLFMASDGPRLSADRPTLFLGCRGGIRIHLDVNLRDGGHHSGNWGGVLANPATILVNAISTLVDGHGRLQLDALKPPRLTNQIRSYLADVQVVPTADEPALAENWGEEGLSAAERLYAWNTLEVLAMSSGNIEKPANAIPGHANAVLQLRFVVGTKVDGLIEAIRAHLVQHGFPMVEVRAAQSFAASRTDFDSPWIKWAADSVQNTTGKPPAVLPNFGGSLPNDVFSEILGLPTIWVPHSYPGCSQHAPNEHILLPLTEEALTVMAGLFWDLGELPQPLT; this is translated from the coding sequence ATGACCAGAGCCGACGCCATCGCCCGCGCCCGTGAGGATTTCCAGTCCGGCGCTTTCCTCGCCGAGCTCGACCGCCGCGTCGCCTATCGGACCGAAAGCCAGAACCCGTCGCGCGGTGTGGAACTGCGCGCCTATCTGGAACAGGAGATGATGCCCTCCTTCGCCGCGCTCGACTTCACCAGCCGGATCGTCGAATCCCCGAGCGGCAAGGCGCCGTTCCTGTTCGCCGAGCATCAAGAGAGCGCGTCCGCGCCGACCGTGCTCGTCTACGGCCATGGTGACGTCGTCGACGGCATGGAAGGCGAGTGGCGCGACGGCCGCGATCCCTGGCGCACGACGGTTGCGGGCACGCGGCTCTACGGCCGCGGCACCGCCGACAACAAGGGCCAGCACAGCATCAACATGGCCGCGCTCCGCGCGGTGCGCGAGGCCCGTGGCGGCAAGCTTGGCTTCAACGCCAAGTTCATCGTCGAGATGGGCGAGGAGATCGGCTCGCCTGATCTGGGCAAAGTCTGCGACCTCAACCGTGACGCGCTCAAGGCCGATTTGTTCATGGCCTCCGACGGGCCGCGGCTCTCCGCTGACCGTCCGACGCTGTTCCTGGGATGCCGCGGCGGCATCCGCATCCATCTCGACGTGAATTTGCGCGATGGCGGCCATCATTCCGGCAATTGGGGCGGCGTGCTCGCCAACCCCGCGACCATCCTGGTCAACGCCATCTCCACCTTGGTTGACGGCCATGGCCGCCTCCAGCTCGACGCGCTGAAGCCGCCGCGCCTCACCAACCAGATCCGCAGCTATCTTGCCGACGTGCAGGTGGTCCCGACCGCGGACGAGCCGGCACTGGCGGAGAACTGGGGTGAGGAGGGCCTGTCGGCGGCCGAGCGGCTCTATGCCTGGAATACGCTCGAAGTGCTGGCGATGTCCTCGGGCAATATCGAGAAGCCGGCCAACGCCATTCCCGGCCATGCCAATGCCGTGCTGCAACTGCGGTTCGTGGTCGGCACCAAGGTCGACGGCCTGATCGAGGCCATCCGCGCGCATCTGGTTCAGCACGGCTTTCCGATGGTCGAAGTGCGGGCGGCGCAGAGCTTTGCCGCCTCGCGCACCGATTTCGACAGCCCCTGGATCAAATGGGCGGCGGATTCGGTCCAAAACACCACCGGCAAGCCGCCGGCGGTGCTGCCGAATTTCGGCGGCTCGCTGCCCAACGACGTGTTTTCCGAGATTTTGGGACTGCCGACGATCTGGGTCCCGCACTCCTATCCCGGCTGCTCCCAGCATGCGCCCAACGAGCACATCCTGCTGCCATTGACCGAGGAGGCCTTGACGGTGATGGCCGGGCTGTTCTGGGATCTCGGGGAGTTGCCGCAACCGTTAACCTGA
- a CDS encoding amino acid ABC transporter permease — MNYNWNWGIFFQPNPMGTGTYLDMLLSGLVLTLETAVLAWIIALITGSIVGVMRTLPSKGAYWFGFCYVEFFRNMPLLVQLFLWFFVLPEILPKAAGLWLKQLPNAPFWTAAIGIGLFMSARVAVQLQAGIGSLPRGQKMAATALGLTTVQGYRYVLLPMAFRIILPPLTSEFLNTIKNTAVAITIGLLELTGQARSMQEFSFQVFEAFTAATILYLLVNAVVVTGMRFLERWVAIPGYITGK; from the coding sequence GTGAACTACAACTGGAACTGGGGAATCTTCTTCCAGCCGAACCCGATGGGGACCGGTACCTATCTCGACATGCTGCTGTCGGGACTGGTGCTGACCCTCGAAACCGCGGTGCTGGCCTGGATCATCGCGCTGATCACCGGCTCGATCGTCGGCGTCATGCGCACGCTGCCCTCGAAGGGCGCCTACTGGTTCGGCTTCTGCTACGTCGAATTCTTCCGGAACATGCCGCTGCTGGTGCAGCTGTTCCTGTGGTTCTTCGTGCTGCCGGAAATCCTGCCCAAGGCCGCGGGCCTCTGGCTGAAGCAATTGCCGAACGCGCCGTTCTGGACGGCGGCGATCGGCATTGGTCTGTTCATGTCGGCGCGCGTCGCCGTGCAGTTGCAGGCCGGCATCGGCTCGCTGCCGCGCGGGCAGAAGATGGCGGCGACCGCGCTGGGGCTGACCACCGTGCAGGGCTATCGCTACGTGCTGCTGCCGATGGCATTCCGCATCATCCTGCCGCCGCTGACCTCCGAGTTCCTCAACACCATCAAGAACACGGCGGTCGCGATCACCATCGGCCTGCTGGAGCTGACCGGCCAGGCACGCTCGATGCAGGAATTCTCGTTCCAGGTGTTCGAGGCCTTCACCGCCGCGACCATCCTTTATCTCCTCGTCAACGCCGTCGTCGTGACCGGAATGCGCTTCCTCGAGCGCTGGGTCGCGATCCCCGGCTACATCACGGGGAAATAA
- a CDS encoding GFA family protein — MAKAAVAAGTATGQCLCGKVTFEIDVPARWAWHDHSAASRRAHGAAYATYVGSWKKRFRVTSGKTALTRYEDKATRTTRSFCSHCGTPIAYERPRGPHMVNIPRALFKERTGRQPLYHIAIEELQEWAYTGEPLVPLKGFPGVVWQRSKKKKRASGENPFELGREEAI; from the coding sequence ATGGCCAAAGCCGCAGTCGCCGCAGGAACCGCCACCGGCCAATGCCTCTGCGGCAAGGTCACCTTTGAGATCGACGTTCCCGCGCGCTGGGCCTGGCATGACCATTCCGCCGCCAGCCGCCGCGCCCATGGCGCGGCCTACGCCACCTATGTCGGCAGCTGGAAGAAGCGGTTCCGCGTCACGTCAGGCAAGACCGCGCTGACCCGCTACGAGGACAAGGCGACCAGGACCACGCGCAGCTTCTGCTCGCATTGCGGCACGCCCATCGCCTATGAGCGGCCTCGTGGCCCGCACATGGTCAACATCCCCCGCGCGCTGTTCAAAGAGCGCACCGGCCGCCAGCCGCTCTACCACATCGCGATCGAGGAGCTGCAGGAATGGGCCTATACCGGCGAGCCCTTGGTGCCCCTGAAGGGCTTTCCCGGCGTGGTCTGGCAGCGCTCGAAAAAGAAGAAGCGCGCTAGCGGCGAGAACCCGTTCGAGCTTGGCCGCGAGGAGGCGATTTAG
- a CDS encoding D-amino-acid transaminase: protein MDSIAYVNGSFVPLSDAKVSILDRGFLFADGIYEVSAVLDGKLVDNASHLARLERSVGEIKLKLPETVERITELQKELIARNKVENGLVYLQVTRGADKGRDFAFPKGDVQSSLVMFTSEKDIINAAAAKTGINVITVPDIRWERRDIKSVALLAQVLAKQAAAEAGAGEAWMLQDGYVTEGGSSSAFILTKDDVIVTRKNSNAILPGCTRKAVVALAEERQLRVEERSFTVEEALAAKEAFATSASLFVQPVVAIDGKKVGDGKPGPMATRLREIYVEFAKATAV from the coding sequence TTGGACTCGATCGCCTACGTCAACGGTTCATTCGTCCCGCTTTCGGACGCCAAGGTCTCGATCCTCGACCGCGGCTTCCTGTTTGCCGACGGCATTTACGAGGTCTCGGCCGTGCTCGACGGCAAGCTGGTCGACAACGCCTCGCATCTGGCGCGGCTGGAACGGTCGGTCGGCGAGATCAAGCTGAAGCTGCCGGAGACCGTCGAGCGCATCACCGAGCTGCAGAAGGAGCTGATCGCGCGCAACAAGGTCGAGAACGGCCTCGTCTACCTCCAGGTCACGCGCGGCGCCGACAAGGGGCGCGACTTCGCGTTCCCGAAGGGCGACGTCCAGTCGAGCCTGGTGATGTTCACCTCCGAGAAGGACATCATCAATGCGGCCGCGGCCAAGACCGGCATCAACGTGATCACGGTGCCCGACATCCGCTGGGAGCGGCGCGACATCAAGAGCGTAGCGCTGCTGGCGCAGGTGCTGGCGAAGCAGGCCGCGGCAGAAGCCGGCGCGGGCGAGGCCTGGATGCTGCAAGACGGCTACGTCACTGAAGGTGGCTCGTCCTCGGCGTTCATCCTCACCAAGGACGACGTCATCGTGACCCGCAAGAACTCAAACGCCATCCTGCCGGGCTGCACCCGCAAGGCGGTGGTCGCGCTCGCCGAGGAGCGCCAGCTCCGCGTCGAGGAGCGTTCCTTCACCGTGGAAGAGGCGCTGGCCGCGAAGGAGGCTTTTGCGACCTCGGCCTCGCTGTTCGTTCAGCCGGTCGTCGCGATCGACGGCAAGAAGGTCGGGGACGGCAAGCCCGGCCCGATGGCCACGCGCCTGCGCGAGATCTACGTGGAGTTCGCCAAGGCGACGGCGGTCTAA